The proteins below come from a single Eucalyptus grandis isolate ANBG69807.140 chromosome 3, ASM1654582v1, whole genome shotgun sequence genomic window:
- the LOC104446147 gene encoding LOW QUALITY PROTEIN: wall-associated receptor kinase 5 (The sequence of the model RefSeq protein was modified relative to this genomic sequence to represent the inferred CDS: inserted 1 base in 1 codon; substituted 3 bases at 3 genomic stop codons), with translation MDDDFKQRTPEKWRSQMAEGCSLGVGLKHDGGETDVAGINRGSYYGYHRHYHLLKLYLPTAKKLAETSPCLTRDGCYLNEYFSIHCNVTAASTPKPYLWNSTANIEVLDISLDGELRMYTSISTDCYNEAGVQQQSRTAYAILLAFAFSNTKNKFTAIGCNTVAVIAGSNGQGFSSGCLSVCAGIDDVTDEECDGIGCCQTPIPEMLLNYNASVSSLNNHSNVWSFNPCSYAFIVEDKSFNFSREDLNGMRNRTMVPSVLDWAVWNQTCNEAAKDPARFACKAHSECFDFADIGYRCNCSSGYEGNPYLGCEDINELIQRRTRVTEFAITPREVIHAHAQRVTMLFPLTFWDTGAGTGTGTIVLLLLCWWLNKYIKRRRKAKRKRKFFERNGGFLLQKRLSSIEDNHVDKGKLFAXIXLDMATDHFHENRIRGQGGQGTVYKGMFIDGTIIAVKKSNIIDARQVEQFVSEIVILSKYNHGNMVKLLGFCXESEVPLLVYEFVPNGTLYRYLHDPDKEFPVSWEMRLRIASEVAGALSXLHSDAAVPIYHRDIKSSNILLGEKYRAKVADFGASKLISIDQTHLTTMVRGTFGYLDPEYYQTSQFTHKSDVYSFGVVLVELLTGEKPISQLRAEEDINLASYFIISMQKNRLFDVLDKEVLDHGENKEIIAVSNLAKRCLELHGRYRPTMKEVAMELE, from the exons ATGGATGATGACTTCAAGCAGCGGACGCCTGAAAAGTGGAGATCTCAGATGGCGGAGGGTTGCTCGCTGGGCGTCGGACTGAAGCACGATGGCGGGGAGACTGATGTTGCTGGAATCAACCGTGGAAG TTATTACGGATATCATCGTCATTATCATCTCCTCAAACTGTATCTCCCAACTGCCAAGAAACTTGCGGAGACGTCGCCGTGCCTTACCCGAGACGGTTGCTACTTGAACGAGTACTTCTCCATCCACTGCAACGTCACCGCCGCCTCCACCCCCAAGCCCTACTTATGGAATAGCACAGCCAACATTGAAGTCCTCGACATATCGCTTGACGGCGAGCTCCGCATGTACACCTCCATCAGCACAGACTGCTACAATGAGGCCGGTGTACAGCAACAGTCGCGCACAGCCTACGCCATCCTCCTTGCATTCGCTTTCTCCAACACCAAGAACAAGTTCACGGCCATCGGGTGCAACACAGTCGCCGTGATCGCGGGATCCAATGGGCAGGGATTCTCAAGCGGCTGCCTCTCGGTGTGTGCTGGGATCGACGACGTGACTGACGAGGAGTGCGATGGGATCGGGTGTTGCCAGACCCCGATACCCGAGATGCTCCTCAACTACAACGCCAGCGTGAGCAGCTTGAACAACCACAGCAATGTGTGGAGCTTCAATCCTTGCAGTTATGCATTCATAGTCGAAGACAAGTCCTTCAATTTCAGTAGGGAGGATCTCAATGGCATGAGGAACAGGACGATGGTCCCCTCGGTGCTCGACTGGGCCGTGTGGAATCAGACTTGCAACGAGGCAGCGAAGGACCCGGCAAGGTTCGCTTGTAAGGCGCACAGCGAGTGCTTTGATTTTGCCGACATCGGTTACCGATGTAATTGCTCTTCTGGGTATGAGGGGAATCCATACCTTGGTTGTGAAG ATATTAATGAGCTGATCCAAAGAAGAACCCGTGTGACGGAATTTGCCATAACACCAAGGGAAGTTATACATGCTCATGCCCAAAGGGTTACCATG CTATTCCCGTTGACTTTTTGGGACACAGGGGCAGGCACGGGTACCGGAACCATAGTGTTGCTTTTGCTTTGTTGGTGGTTGAACAAATACATCAAAAGAAGGCGCAAGGCAAAACGCAAGCGAAAATTCTTCGAACGTAATGGCGGATTTCTGTTGCAAAAACGTCTATCTTCTATTGAAGACAATCATGTGGACAAAGGCAAGTTATTCGCCTAAATATAGTTAGACATGGCTACGGATCATTTCCATGAGAATCGAATAAGGGGTCAAGGTGGTCAAGGAACTGTTTACAAGGGAATGTTCATAGACGGAACAATCATTGCGGTGAAGAAATCCAATATTATTGATGCAAGACAAGTCGAACAGTTCGTCAGTGAAATTGTTATTCTCTCTAAATACAATCACGGAAATATGGTCAAGCTATTAGGATTTT TTGAGAGTGAAGTCCCTCTTTTGGTATATGAATTTGTCCCTAATGGAACTCTCTACCGCTATCTTCATGACCCAGACAAAGAATTTCCCGTCTCGTGGGAAATGAGATTAAGAATTGCCAGTGAAGTTGCCGGGGCTCTTTCATAGTTGCACTCTGATGCGGCCGTACCGATTTATCATCGTGATATCAAGTCATCAAATATACTTTTGGGTGAAAAATATAGAGCCAAAGTGGCAGATTTTGGAGCTTCCAAATTGATTTCCATAGACCAAACACACTTGACCACAATGGTGCGAGGAACCTTCGGATACTTGGACCCTGAGTACTACCAAACAAGTCAATTTACCCACAAGAGtgatgtctatagctttgggGTTGTCCTTGTTGAGCTACTAACCGGAGAAAAGCCAATTTCTCAACTAAGGGCAGAAGAGGACATAAATCTAGCCTCGTACTTCATCATTTCGATGCAGAAGAATCGCTTGTTCGATGTTCTTGACAAGGAGGTATTAGACCATGGTGAGAACAAAGAAATTATTGCGGTGTCCAACTTGGCGAAAAGATGTTTAGAACTTCATGGAAGGTACAGGCCTACAATGAAGGAAGTTGCGATGGAATTGGAGTGA